One Gossypium arboreum isolate Shixiya-1 chromosome 13, ASM2569848v2, whole genome shotgun sequence genomic window, atatatatatatatatatatatatatgctttaatTCTTTTTATAGTTTGGTTCCTCTATTTTATAAGTTTCATTAGTTAGCTTAAATagctaatatttttaattttgtaatcaAATGTtgacttcaattttttttaaatactacaCAAAAATTTATTTATCATGATGAGTTTAAAAGAGTGTTTTTAAGAAAAGAAGTCCTAATTGGTATGTTCAACGCTATTTTTATTATTGCATGACTACCGTGTGAATATATATTTTCTCATTTTAAAATATCTCTTCAATAAgtttaatagaaaaattttaatagTGAAAACAACTtaacttgaatttttaaattaaaaaatagaaaaattaaaagaagGATTCAATCCTAAATATACAAAGTGTATAAAAACTTAAAAcaaattttatcttttaaatttttattaagcataaataaataattaactcaaTTCACTAACCATCTATGTATCTATTATCAATGAATATGAAAATATTTCATTACAACTTTTTCTTTAAAtatacataattttaattaaatgaggTTACCTTTATTAAAGTATATATACTGTTAGAAtcaaataaaatcatatatatttatactGAAGTAagaatttataatccctattatCTAAAACACACTCATGAGTACTTttcaatatattatttttttttgtgtttaatttttccctttaatattatatttctatATGAATATGCTTTTCAAATTAACAAAAATCATTTACTTGAGCATCAAATGTTTGTTTTTTCCCATTACTTGCCAAAAAATATATACAAGCATATAattatggatatatatatatagagagagattaTATTTGAGACACTATCAATACATAAGCTTATGCATAATTAATACATTGTAATTTTTCATATCATTAATGAGAAAAAAAGTTGGATAACTTTCtaataaatacttaaaatttatttaaacctaaataaaattaattataatttctaaTTTTATCTCTTAAAAATCCAAACAAAGAcaattctttttttctttatctTTATCAAGACACAAGTTGCAGAACTTCTCTACTATAAATATATATTGGTATAAAATTGGGTATTTTTATCAGTTTTACAATTCGAGACCAATCATATATGGATTGAGATGATATTTAAGTAAAGTCCTTTTAATAATGATTCGAATATCCGGAGAAAAATCTACTTCCACCCATAATCATTTGTtgatattataaatttatatttaacgTAATATggttaataataaattatatgattTCAGCTATTAAAAAATAATTGTATATTAGAAACATTAATTATCTATACTTTTTTTTAGAAAAGTTTTAGCATATGTTCCACTGTCATCATAAAATTTCTATATTGATCCATACGTTTAAAAAATTATTTCGATTATAAAAAggcatacaattttttttttctgttctttcttttaatttaattttgattttcgCTTTCTTCCATTTCCCTACATCGTTATCGTTTTTTATGGAGATCCCTACTACGTCTACTTAACCTGACATAAGAATGCATAAACATAAAGTAGGAAAAACGAATTGGTTGTAGACTTGTAGTAGTAGTGAAACGTACCGTCTGTTGCCCACGTTTTTCGACAGATGTTTCAAGGAGTTCATCCGGGTCATAGGAATTTCCAGTTACAAAAGGACCAAGTGATGCAATCACTTTCTCGGGGTTCCCAATTTCTTCGATCGATGCATTCGGCTTGTTTGTTAGACGTATCAAAGGAGATGCCACCACTTGGATTTTCCCCTGTTTTTCATCTTCAAACTTCACTTCTACCCATGGTTCTGCACACTTGGGCTGGCAGTAATTTCCCGACAAGATGTTGGCCACTCGGCTTTGCTTCCATGTGGGTGGGATAAGAAACTGGTATGGCTGCACATTTCCTGCAATAAAACTAGAACTAAATATTCAAGTATTATCAGCAAACACATACCAAATTGGTTTGATGCTTTACAATTACAAACCACACAAATAACTATTGATGGTTGGACTAGGTGATGGACATGGGTACCTGCGCGTAGAGCTGGGGTGTCTTTTGGGGAGGCCTTGAAGACGACGAAAGAAGGGTCGCTGGGGGATGGCGGAAGGTACGACCCCACCTCTACTTCTCTTGCTTCTGAAATGGGAGTTCCTCCGAATACCACCAGCGGCAGCAGTGCCAGCCCTTTAATCAATGTTTCTCTCCTCTGACTCACGCTGACTCCTCTTTTACTATCGATACAGATGAGGTTGAGGTTTTCTTGAATTGATGTTTGATTTGCATTATTTGCATTAGAGATTCCAAGTTTTAATGAAGATTTCGAAGAATTTGAGAATAGGGGTGATAGGAGAGTTAGTGAAACAGTGGCCATTTGTAATGGTGTTTCTTTTCTTTCCAGGAAGGAAAATAGAGAGCTCTGCTTATCTACTCTCGTGCTTTTTGATAAGGAAATGCCCCATTGCTGGCCACCCATTTATTTACCGGAATAGGTTTATCACTGTTCTTTATAAAGAAGCAATTGATAACCCTCTTCTCAAGGTTTCttcttttaattatatatatataaaataataattcttaGTTTTCTAATTGGGTTTTAATAAAAGTGGTTAGAAAACTAAATCAGTACGCATAATAAACATAAACTAGTAAACAGGATCAATATATTGTCATATTTTGAGTTAAATGGATTTAATTTTATGCTTTTCTATATTTCTTTATGGTAATTAAAGAAAGTAATGTAAATTTGGTTGAGTTACTGGATATCAAGGATGGTCCAAGCAAAATCTAGGCAATGACAGTTCAACAACTCAGAACTGCATTGAGGTAAAGAACAAATTAAGGACAAACTGTTGATGTTAATGCTAAATTTGTGGCCACCGAGAAGAACAAAACTGCTTGTGCTTCAGGTAGTGCAGAAAATTTAGACATGTGTAGCACTAGTGCTTATACCGATGTTGTGATTTATAGAACTATTCCTTCTTTCTCTCTTTAATTTGTTTTAGTTGTGTATGTAATTTGACTAGAGGGATGGGTTATATTGTGTTTGAACCTTGATTTGGCCAGGTAGGACGACTTCTCTAACAAAGATGAAAGCAAATATGTGAATGCCAAAAAATGGAGTAACTCTTCCTTCGAATCAAGGCGAACCGTGGACTATTTTGGCCCATAAGAAGCCACAAAAAGTGTGGATAGCATATAACCCTAGAATCATGAGACGTTTCACTTCCTAGAGAATACAAAGTTTGTGAAGATTCTTTCTTGGTATGCTTAGCGCACGTTTTATTCTTGGAACGGCACCAAAATGTGGAGTCAATCAAACTGTCTCTTATCGAAGGATACTATAATAGCTTTTGGACTTGCAGCAATACATTACAAAACTTAGTTATTCACTTATTCTGGAACAACAATAGTACCTAGGTCGGGTATGTCTGATTTAGATTGGTTTATCTTAGATGTGATACTTGGAATATTTTTCATTTATGGATATAAATTATGCCACCTTTTTACATACCTATCTTGTTTTACATTAGGACCTCGTAGTGctattgtaacaacccatttttagtagcATCGAAAATAGTAATTTTGGAACCCGTTTATCGATGTATTGATTCAGTaggttttaatatttaatatctaTTAGTCTATTATAGTGTTATATGAAACATTAGTTTTCTAATTTGATTGATTGGATAATCTATTTTAGCATAAGGATCAATTCGTAAGGGTAGTAAAAGTTtatcattatgaatttcttttgCTAATGGTAATACATtaatcaattagggattaaaataaaaattaagtcaTATTTATAGATAGTGGTTGAACATGTGTTAGCGTTTCCTATCACCATGTTAATTgtaataaatgatcaaattagatatatatataccgTAACATTGTAGACAGAGGGAAGAAAACTCATTCttctttcttttatctttttCATCACCGTCTTTCTTCTTTGTTAAAGTTAGAAAACTCGGTCAAGCTTTGTTTTCTTGCATGGTAAGCTAATTCAAGTCTTTTTTTTTCCTTGaatttgatgtttttgtgattgttgtacTTCAATTTAATTAATAGTGGTATTCATTTACAAAACTGTTAAAAAATTCATGAGAttaccattgttgaatgcttgaaattGTGGTGTTAAATGTTTAGATTAGATGAAAAGTTATGAAAAAGGATCATTTGGTAAAATAAGAATTTGTTAGTTTCGAATAACATGACTAAAGTGTAGACATTTCAAAACAAGCTTAAGATTTTTATAAACATTGTTATGAAGGGCTTGACTATTTAAGTGTTAGGTTTAGGGAAGTTAGGGTGATGGAATTGAACTGACTTATATGTTTCATAAGCTGATGAATGATAatggttaataaaaaaaattgaattaaaattatgtTACAGATCAAGTTTTGAATCCGCCAAGAGAAGATCGTGAGAAAGGAAAAGTCGTTGAGTAGACTCTACCGTGGCGTGTTGTTATTTTTTCAGGTAAGTTCATTCAATATAAACATTGtttaactttcttttcttttgtccTTTAATTGTATAATTGAAATTTTGGTAAATTAGATTTGAGTTACTATGTATTGAGACAAGAGATACTAGATGATGAAACCAAGGAATGAGAATAAGTCTACAAAATGAAAGTGTCTTGATGAACTAAGTAAAAGACTCATACACATGGTTACATGTTATTTCCTAATGATTCTGAGATccagcatttgttgcggacttgAAGATACATGTGGCATAGATTTAGCCTGTACTGGTAATTTGATGTCGTTTTAAAGGTTTTGTTTGGACTGGtaaccttacatgtatatatatagcccTGGCCAGGCTTTCATTATGTTGGTAAAagtttagcctggacgggtaaccTAACACCTCTATACGTGATAAGCTTGGATGAGCTTCTGATGTGAAGTGTACTTGTGGTTTGGGTTCTTTTATGATGTTCATCGGGTAATATAAAATGTGTGAAATTGGCAAGTTAAGGAATGAGGGGAAATAAAACAATTGACTATTATAAGTGGAGTTCGCACCATTGAAAGGTATGGGAATGAATTTGATAAGAAGAGTGTTATTGTATCATATTGCATACTCGATATAATGTATTTGATGAAGTTTAGGCACTTACCTTGTTGGCGAATTGTGTTGCCTGATAGGAAAACTGTGTTTGCATATTAAACTATCATATAATTATTATGTGAGGTAAGTTAACTATAGAATTTGTATGAGCTCACTAAGTATTCTTAATACTTATGCCTAGATTACTTTTTTCTTGTAGATTTTAAATGTTCAAAGAGTCGCAATTGGATCAACAACAAGTTCACATTATCCATAGAAGTTGTGGCAGAGTTTTGATTTTAAATTGAGTTGGTCTAAGTGGTATGCATATAGTTGTTTGTTTATTTGTAAACAAACATGTTAACTTTGAAGGTGATTACTTGGAATTTCATGATgtatgaaaataaaaatgaaattcagTTATATTATGTTCTGCGCTTTCAGTTTCACGGGACCTATCACATTGTGGAGTATTTGTGGAACAATTCACCATAttaggtttgtaacaccccatacccgagaccgttaccggagtcggacacgaggggttcacagactaaattcacttattttcacagtccattttaaaaatttccagacagctgactaactgtgtcactgtcaccttaaaaatcatatcttgagttccaaaactcgaaaatcagtttcgtaattttttcctgaaactagactcatgtatccatccacaaatgt contains:
- the LOC108461761 gene encoding psbP domain-containing protein 6, chloroplastic, with the protein product MGGQQWGISLSKSTRVDKQSSLFSFLERKETPLQMATVSLTLLSPLFSNSSKSSLKLGISNANNANQTSIQENLNLICIDSKRGVSVSQRRETLIKGLALLPLVVFGGTPISEAREVEVGSYLPPSPSDPSFVVFKASPKDTPALRAGNVQPYQFLIPPTWKQSRVANILSGNYCQPKCAEPWVEVKFEDEKQGKIQVVASPLIRLTNKPNASIEEIGNPEKVIASLGPFVTGNSYDPDELLETSVEKRGQQTYYKYVLETPFALTGSHNLAKATAKGSTVVLFVASANDKQWSTSQKTLKAMLDSFEV